A single region of the Parasphingorhabdus litoris DSM 22379 genome encodes:
- a CDS encoding metal-dependent hydrolase: MPLMKKPGSVQARPATIDTPTPKDHQITPRDRRFGRDPEHQPGRWWLNDDPVATAFYNALSLTFPRGEAFFIESVKSFRDVTPEKLQKEIRAFVKQEIIHTREHVALNRRVEESGYDTSRIEKRITESLELTKGRPAIANLAATMILEHFTAIMAQQFIANPQHFANADKETADLWRWHALEEIEHKGVAYDTWLYATKDWSRWQRWKVKALMMLIITRNFWTNRYNDTLDLLAQDGISGFRTKMRLIRFLLFKPGVARKIIVPWIKFFLPGFHPWNEDDRHLIDLAESEFEAALPDGAQAI, translated from the coding sequence ATGCCCCTTATGAAGAAGCCGGGCAGCGTGCAAGCCCGACCGGCAACAATTGATACGCCGACCCCGAAAGATCACCAGATCACACCGCGCGATCGCCGCTTTGGCCGAGATCCAGAGCATCAACCGGGCCGCTGGTGGTTGAATGACGATCCTGTTGCTACCGCCTTTTACAACGCTCTGTCCCTCACTTTTCCGCGCGGCGAGGCCTTTTTCATAGAGAGCGTGAAATCCTTTCGCGATGTGACCCCCGAAAAATTGCAAAAAGAAATTCGCGCCTTTGTAAAGCAGGAAATCATTCATACCCGCGAACATGTTGCGTTAAACCGCCGGGTTGAGGAATCGGGCTATGACACCAGCCGGATCGAGAAACGGATTACCGAGTCGCTTGAATTGACCAAGGGACGGCCTGCCATTGCCAATCTTGCTGCGACGATGATTCTCGAACATTTCACAGCAATCATGGCGCAGCAATTTATTGCCAACCCTCAGCATTTCGCCAATGCCGACAAGGAAACCGCCGATCTGTGGCGCTGGCACGCGCTCGAAGAAATTGAGCATAAGGGCGTCGCCTATGACACCTGGCTCTATGCGACCAAAGACTGGTCACGGTGGCAGCGCTGGAAAGTGAAGGCGCTGATGATGCTGATCATCACGCGGAATTTCTGGACCAATCGCTATAACGATACGCTAGACCTGCTGGCTCAGGATGGCATTAGCGGGTTTCGGACAAAGATGCGGCTGATACGCTTTCTCCTCTTCAAACCCGGTGTTGCGCGCAAAATCATCGTGCCTTGGATCAAATTCTTTCTGCCCGGTTTTCATCCGTGGAACGAAGATGATCGGCATTTGATTGATCTTGCCGAAAGCGAATTTGAAGCCGCTCTGCCAGATGGTGCGCAGGCGATATAA
- a CDS encoding TetR/AcrR family transcriptional regulator has translation MSIAKRRLSPEESRGMALAAALDLLIEAGPQAVTLKAVAARIGRTHANLLHHFGSASGLQKSLAQYLTDRVCGSIAEAVLKSRTGEGSVRDIVDLTFDAFDKQGAGALSSWMLLTGNEDALDPIVDAIHALVDELGEGGHEDREMHQDTLTLVLMALGDALIGERLADSLELPRNSARDLAEIQLQQALDRWKAEHGA, from the coding sequence ATGTCAATAGCTAAACGACGCCTCTCTCCTGAAGAAAGCCGCGGTATGGCTTTAGCCGCCGCACTCGATCTGTTGATCGAAGCCGGACCTCAGGCGGTCACGCTGAAAGCCGTCGCGGCCCGGATTGGCCGGACACATGCCAATCTTCTCCATCATTTCGGATCTGCATCAGGGCTGCAAAAGTCTCTGGCACAATATCTGACAGACCGGGTTTGCGGGTCGATTGCCGAGGCGGTGCTGAAGTCTCGTACCGGTGAGGGATCCGTGCGCGATATTGTCGATCTGACCTTTGACGCCTTTGACAAGCAGGGCGCCGGTGCTTTGTCTTCGTGGATGTTGCTCACCGGTAATGAAGATGCACTCGATCCGATAGTCGACGCGATTCATGCGCTGGTTGATGAGCTTGGCGAGGGTGGTCACGAAGATCGCGAAATGCATCAGGACACATTGACGCTGGTGCTGATGGCTTTGGGTGATGCCTTGATCGGGGAGCGGCTTGCAGATTCGCTGGAGCTGCCGCGCAACAGCGCACGCGATCTGGCCGAGATCCAATTGCAACAGGCGCTGGACCGCTGGAAAGCAGAACACGGCGCTTAA